One Candidatus Leptovillus gracilis DNA segment encodes these proteins:
- a CDS encoding transglycosylase domain-containing protein: protein MTYRDDQPTGPVEFRPAAPYTPPAPPRKKRGCLGCLGQAAIVSVLLLAVLVFGGIVVAGTLVYSNLSREIEAGIAKLDTARERDIFETTRIFDRNGALLWEFFGEGKRTEIPLTQMPPALIAATISVEDDSFYQNTGLDIPALAAALIANYKNPDGRPVGGSTITQQIVRHIVFDYDERTAVSYNRKAKEIILAWIMDQKYSKDEILAMYLNEIYYGNLAYGAEAAAQTYFGKAAASLTIGEATLLAGLPQSPVELDPFTNLEGAKERQWLILNLMVGDGVINQTQAEDAYREPLTFAPQEVSLNAPHFAVYARQLLEEQFGAEAVANGGLQVTTTLDLRYQRLAEQLARQHVDAVGPQHNLNNAALVALKPATGEILAMLGSVDYHDDDIDGRVNVTLSPQQPGSSIKPLTYAAALSPLPDGGEPAWTAADILWDVAVEYPQFDGSSYTPLNYDGRFHGPVRLRAALANSYNVPAVLALQDIGVPHFIEFAQQMGISSWTGDSSNYGLALTLGGGEVTPLELTGAYAILPTVAAKYRQRPCCA from the coding sequence ATGACATATCGTGATGATCAGCCCACCGGACCTGTCGAATTTCGACCAGCAGCGCCCTATACCCCACCAGCGCCGCCGCGTAAAAAAAGGGGCTGCCTGGGCTGTTTGGGTCAGGCGGCGATTGTGTCTGTTTTGCTGCTGGCCGTCCTTGTCTTTGGCGGCATTGTGGTGGCCGGGACACTGGTCTACAGCAATCTCTCACGCGAAATTGAGGCAGGCATTGCCAAGTTAGACACTGCCCGTGAGCGCGACATATTTGAGACGACGCGCATCTTCGACCGCAATGGCGCCCTGCTGTGGGAATTTTTTGGCGAAGGGAAACGGACAGAAATCCCGCTGACGCAAATGCCCCCGGCGCTGATTGCCGCCACCATTTCGGTGGAAGATGACTCGTTTTACCAAAACACCGGGCTGGACATCCCCGCTTTGGCTGCCGCTCTGATTGCCAACTACAAAAACCCCGACGGCCGTCCCGTTGGCGGCAGCACCATCACCCAACAAATCGTCCGCCACATCGTGTTTGATTACGACGAGCGCACGGCCGTTTCCTACAACCGCAAAGCCAAAGAGATCATCCTGGCCTGGATCATGGACCAGAAATACAGCAAGGATGAGATTTTGGCGATGTACCTCAACGAAATCTACTACGGCAACCTGGCCTACGGCGCAGAAGCCGCCGCCCAAACCTACTTCGGCAAAGCGGCCGCCAGCCTGACAATCGGCGAGGCGACGCTGTTGGCCGGGCTGCCACAAAGCCCGGTGGAGTTGGACCCATTCACCAACCTGGAAGGGGCCAAAGAGCGGCAGTGGCTCATCCTCAACCTCATGGTCGGCGATGGCGTCATCAACCAAACTCAGGCCGAAGACGCCTACCGGGAACCGCTCACCTTCGCGCCGCAAGAAGTCAGTCTGAACGCGCCCCATTTTGCCGTTTACGCCCGGCAGCTGCTGGAGGAACAGTTTGGCGCGGAAGCGGTCGCCAACGGCGGCCTGCAAGTGACCACGACGCTCGATTTGCGTTACCAACGGCTGGCCGAGCAGTTGGCGCGGCAGCACGTGGACGCCGTTGGCCCCCAGCACAATCTCAACAATGCCGCCCTGGTCGCCCTGAAACCAGCCACCGGCGAAATCCTGGCAATGTTGGGCAGCGTGGATTATCACGATGATGACATTGACGGCCGTGTCAATGTCACCCTCTCGCCGCAGCAGCCTGGCAGTTCCATCAAACCACTCACTTACGCCGCCGCCCTGTCGCCCCTGCCCGATGGCGGCGAACCAGCCTGGACGGCCGCCGATATACTGTGGGATGTGGCCGTAGAGTACCCCCAGTTTGATGGCAGCAGCTACACGCCGCTGAATTATGACGGCCGTTTCCACGGTCCCGTGCGTCTGCGAGCCGCCCTCGCCAACAGCTACAACGTGCCCGCCGTGCTGGCCTTGCAAGACATCGGCGTGCCCCACTTCATCGAATTCGCGCAGCAAATGGGCATCAGCAGTTGGACCGGCGACAGTTCCAATTACGGTCTGGCGCTGACGCTGGGCGGCGGCGAAGTGACGCCGCTGGAGCTAACCGGCGCGTATGCTATTTTGCCAACGGTGGCAGCAAAGTACCGCCAACGGCCGTGCTGCGCGTGA